The DNA window TGTATTCCTCGGCCTGTTTACCTCCAGATTCATGCTGGAGCTGATGGGGACTCCGGAGGACGTGATCGAAAAGTCCGTTATCTATATGAAAATATACTTTGCGGGAATGCCGGTCGTGATGGCTTACAACTTCGGCAGCGCAATCCTGAGGGCGGTGGGAGATACGAAGAGGCCTCTGTACTTCCTTACACTGGCCGGAGCTGTCAACATCGTGCTGAACCTGTTCTTTGTCATTAAGCTGCATATGGACGTGGCAGGAGTTGCCCTGGCTACTGTAATATCCCAGTGTGTTTCCGCAGGTCTTGTATTAAAATGTCTGGCACAGTCGGACGGACCTCTCAAGCTGCACCTTAAGAAGCTGAGAATCGATAAGAGGAAGACTCTCTTAATCATGAAGATTGGCCTCCCGGCCGGAATGCAGGGAGCCATTTTCTCTATTTCAAACGTTTTAATCCAGTCTTCCGTCAATTCCTTCGGCTCCATTGCCATGGCAGGAAATACGGCTTCGGCCAATATCGAGGGATTTGTCTATACGGCAATGAATGCTCTGTATCAGACAAACCTGAGCTTTACAAGCCAGAATATCGGCGCCCGGATGTATACACGTGTGAACCGTATCCTGTATATCTGCCTCGGCACGGTGACCGCAGTGGGAATGGCCCTTGGTTTTGCCGCCGTTATTGGAGGCACGGATCTGCTGAAGATTTATTCTTCCGATCCGGAAGTTATCTCCTACGGCATGCTCCGAATGTCCATCATCTGCACCACCTATTTTATCTGCGGCTGGATGGATACCCTGGTCGGCAGTCTGAGGGGAATGGGTTATTCCGTTCTCCCCATGGTCGTCTCGCTGACAGGAGCCTGCGGCCTGCGGGTGATTTGGATATTCACCGTGTTCGCCTATCACCATACGCTTTTTTCGCTGTACATATCCTATCCTATTTCGTGGCTGATTACGGCTGCCGCCCATATGATTTGTTACCGCAAAATTTATAAAAAGGTTCCGAAGAAAGACGGAGTCATAGTATAAGTGATTGCTGCCCCCACCGGCTGGACTATATCCCGCCGATGGGGGCAGTAACTGTATTTACGCGGATACTACATGATATTGCGTCATTCTCTTCGCACACGGAAACCATGATATTCCCGGATGGTGGTCAGGGAATATCATGGTTTCCGTGTGATGAAGCGGATGGCGCTTTTTCACCCTAAAACGCTTTCCGCTGTGAATATTAAGTCGCATTATGGAGAATAAGTATTTTTCTGGAGGAACAGCTTCTATTATTGTCGGAATGGTGGACAACAAAACCGTTTGATGCTAAGATAAAATAATGTACAAAAGAAGAGGAAGTGAGACGTTGAGAGAAGAATTCAGAAACAGGCAGAAAAGAGGGCTTGATATCATAAAAAGGTATCAGTGGACAATCAATGAGATACTGACAATGGAGATGCCGGAATCTTTCGTTTATTTCAGCGATCCGGAGACGTATGAGGTACTTTATATCAGCGACGATAAATTTATCGCCGAGGAATTAAAGCGCGATCATTATCAGGGTGAGAAATGCTATGAGGTTTTTCAGGGCCGTTCCGCCCCCTGTCCGTTCTGCACCAACCATCTTCTCAGCAAGGATCATTACTATATCTGGACGCGTCATAATCCTTTCTTGAATAGCGATTATATTTTAAAAGATAAATTTGTGGATCTGGACGGGCGGACCGTCCGTATGGAGATAGCAACGGCTCTGAAGGGGCATGACGCTGTTTTAAGCGCCCTGGAGGAGAGCTTTGAGAGCCAGAATATAGTGATGAACTGTATTCAGCCCATGCTTGATGAGGCGGATCAGCTGGTAGCGCAGAGACGGATCATGGACAATATCTGTCCTTTTTTTGACGCAGAGTGGGGAACCATCCACAGCTGCGGAGAATATCCCACCCTGGTCGAGTGGGGCAGCAGGCCGAAAGGCGTGCGGAGTCCCGGTAAACTGACGTCCGTATACATGAAGGAATGCGGCAAACTTTTAAGCAGTTCATCCCAGATCCTGATTATGGATACGGAGAGTATCAGGGAAACAGATCCGGAAAATTACGAGTTTTTGAAAGCGGAAGGAGTCACCTCCCTCTGCTGTACGCCCATTTTCACAGGGAAAGAGCTGGCCGGCATGATTACCATCGGGAATTTTACCAAGCATCACTCCGACATTACGATGCTCTTTACACTGGCATTCTATATAGCCTCCCTGATGCAGAGAGATGAGCTTTACCGGAAGAAACTGCGCCTTGAGTATTACGATGCGCTGACGGGCAGCCTCAACCTCGAAGGTTTCAGGAGGGAAGCGGGTGTGCTCTTTGCGGCGGCGCCGCTGTCAGAGTATTCAATATGGTACTGTGATATTAAAAATTTCAAATACATTAATGATCTGTTCGGCTTCCATACGGGAAACAGAATATTGAAGTACTGGGCATTCTGTCTGAAAGAAAACTGCCGGGAGGCGGAGATATTCTGCCGTGTCAGTGACGATAATTTTGCATTTTTGTGGAAACGCGATGAAGTGGAAAAGCTTCAGGAAAGATTTGAACGGCTTGTGGAAAAACTGGCTTCATTCACGCCGTTTAAAGAAAAGAATTACCAGGTGGAGGTCAACAGCGGCGTCTTTATTCCGGAGTCCTCCTGTAATATGGGCATGGACGAACTGTTAAACCGCGCCAATATGGCACAGAAGTCGGTGAAGAACCTGAGGGGAAGCAGGCCAGGCTTTTTTACCGAGGAATTGAGGATTAAGGCTCTGAACGAGATACAGATGGAGTCGGAGATGAGGGCGGCTCTTGCAGACGGAGAGTTCGTGCTCTACTTACAGCCGCAGGTTAAACTCAGGAAGGTGAGCGGACAGAAGAAGCACCGGGCGGAGGCGCTGGTGCGGTGGTTGCGCGGCGGACAGATTTATGCGATGCCGGATGATTTTATCGGATTGTTCGAGAAAAACGGCATGATAGCCAGCCTGGATCAGTATCTCTATGAGAAGATTTGTATCCTGATCAACCGGTTGAAAGAAAGCGGGATGCCTTCTGTCTGTATTGCCGTCAATGTATCGAGGCATACGATGATTCAACCCGAATTTGTGGAGACTTATGTTGCGATCAGAGACAAATATCAGATAGAGAATGACGAACTGGAACTGGAGTTTACGGAGAGCATTGCCGTAGAGGATCTGGAACTGATGCAGCAGGTTTTGAAAAAACTGAAAACAGCGGGCTTTATCTGCGCCATGGATGATTTTGGAACGGGGTATTCTTCCCTGAATGTGCTCCAGGTGCTTCCTCTTGATATTCTGAAGCTGGATCGGGGATTTCTGGCCTCAGAAGGGGAGGACGTCCGCAGACAGATTGTAGTTGAGAGCGTGCTTCAGATGGCCAAACGGCTCAACA is part of the [Clostridium] symbiosum genome and encodes:
- a CDS encoding sensor domain-containing phosphodiesterase, with translation MYKRRGSETLREEFRNRQKRGLDIIKRYQWTINEILTMEMPESFVYFSDPETYEVLYISDDKFIAEELKRDHYQGEKCYEVFQGRSAPCPFCTNHLLSKDHYYIWTRHNPFLNSDYILKDKFVDLDGRTVRMEIATALKGHDAVLSALEESFESQNIVMNCIQPMLDEADQLVAQRRIMDNICPFFDAEWGTIHSCGEYPTLVEWGSRPKGVRSPGKLTSVYMKECGKLLSSSSQILIMDTESIRETDPENYEFLKAEGVTSLCCTPIFTGKELAGMITIGNFTKHHSDITMLFTLAFYIASLMQRDELYRKKLRLEYYDALTGSLNLEGFRREAGVLFAAAPLSEYSIWYCDIKNFKYINDLFGFHTGNRILKYWAFCLKENCREAEIFCRVSDDNFAFLWKRDEVEKLQERFERLVEKLASFTPFKEKNYQVEVNSGVFIPESSCNMGMDELLNRANMAQKSVKNLRGSRPGFFTEELRIKALNEIQMESEMRAALADGEFVLYLQPQVKLRKVSGQKKHRAEALVRWLRGGQIYAMPDDFIGLFEKNGMIASLDQYLYEKICILINRLKESGMPSVCIAVNVSRHTMIQPEFVETYVAIRDKYQIENDELELEFTESIAVEDLELMQQVLKKLKTAGFICAMDDFGTGYSSLNVLQVLPLDILKLDRGFLASEGEDVRRQIVVESVLQMAKRLNMLTIVEGVESREQLQLLQRLDCDYLQGFLVSPPLSEDEYRGFIKEEEIHGGESEIQQI
- a CDS encoding MATE family efflux transporter — translated: MKKSYEMDMCSGPILKKVLSFSVPLMLSGVLQLLFNAADVIVVGRFAGSQSLAAVGSTTALINLLINIFIGLSIGANVLVARYYGAKSEKDVSETVHTAVAISLVSGAILVFLGLFTSRFMLELMGTPEDVIEKSVIYMKIYFAGMPVVMAYNFGSAILRAVGDTKRPLYFLTLAGAVNIVLNLFFVIKLHMDVAGVALATVISQCVSAGLVLKCLAQSDGPLKLHLKKLRIDKRKTLLIMKIGLPAGMQGAIFSISNVLIQSSVNSFGSIAMAGNTASANIEGFVYTAMNALYQTNLSFTSQNIGARMYTRVNRILYICLGTVTAVGMALGFAAVIGGTDLLKIYSSDPEVISYGMLRMSIICTTYFICGWMDTLVGSLRGMGYSVLPMVVSLTGACGLRVIWIFTVFAYHHTLFSLYISYPISWLITAAAHMICYRKIYKKVPKKDGVIV